The sequence GACACAAGGTCCTGgaggacgagagggaggagCTTAGAGTCTACGCTTCCTTTgattgacatgtgtgtgtgtgtgtgtgtcccgccccctcaaaaaaaaaggtactgaCCCCATGTGTCCGAGTGCCGAGTGCTGCAGATTCTGGATCTGCTGCCAGTTGGATACCGATCCGAGACCGGATCCCCCGAACccggacagagaggagaggtcgCTGCTGAGGGAGAACTCTGAGGAAACGACAAGGAAACGACAAGGAAACAAATAAGTTATAAGTTATTCTGAGCTCACAAGAGATTATGACGCCGGAGTTCATTGTGGAAGTATAATTAGAAACAGTCACAGTACAATAGGTCAAAATGTAGTGTATAAGTACTAGTACAAGTACTCGTAGTACTCACCTGTGCcgtaggaggaggagagaggagacgggtAGCCGCCCAtcagctgaggaggaagagttgaACCAGTCAGGGAAACGACCGGAGACGACAACGTCTGAGCCGTCTGGGAGTGATTTATCCTCTGGTTCTGGAGAGAAGACACGTTGTTACGCGTACTAATACTCATAATACTCACATCCTCAGAGTACTAATACTCATAATAAGACCAACACTCGCATACTCAAAGTAAAAGTCAGAATTATCAGAAAGAAAGTACTGGAATTATTGTGCAGTAAAATATAGTAgagtaagaagtacaacatgtacctctgaggtgtagtacagtaagaagtacaacatgtacctctgaggtgtagtacaataaaaagtacaacatgtacctctgagatgtagtacagtaagaagtacaacatgtacctctgaggtgtagtacagtaagaagtacaacatgtacctctgagatgtagtacagtaagaagtacaatatgtacctctgagatgtagtacagtaagaagtacaacatgtacctctgaggtgtagtacaataaaaagtacaacatgtacctctgagatgtagtacagtaagaagtacaacatgtacctctgaggtgtagtacagtaagaagtacaacatgtacctctgagatgtagtacagtaagaagtacaatatgtacctctgagatgtagtacagtaagaagtacaacatgtacctctgaggtgtagtacaataaaaagtacaacatgtacctctgagatgtagtacagtaagaagtacaacatgtacctctgaggtgtagtacagtaagaagtacaatatatacctctgagatgtagaaaatgtatatattcatttcaaacatatattgttcataCTTGAAAGTATTTTTGATATCCTCCAGTACACAAGTATCTGTTCATCTCCAGTACACAAGTATCTGTTCATCTCCAGTACACAAGTATCTGTTCATCTCCAGTACACAAGTATCTGTTCATCTCCAGTACACACTCTTGCAGTACTCACCAGCATCAGATCAAAGTCCTCACACTGGACGCAGCGTTAGAACACAAGAGGACAGTAAACAAAGAGTttagagagggggaggagctaacaAAGAGTttagagagggggaggagctaacaAAGAGTttagagagggggaggagctaacTCACAGTGAGCCAATGTAAACAAAGAGCATAGAGAGCGACATGGGGGAGGAGCTAACTCACAGTGAGCCAATGTAAACAAAGAGCattagagagagggggaggagctaacTCACAGTGATCGATGTAAACAAAGAGCATAGAGTGAgacagggggaggagctaaCTCACAATGGAGGGCAGGGTGCtgcacttgttgttgttgttgttgttgttgttggggggcATCAGGGTCCGCAGGTCGGGCTTACGGCTCAGGCCCATCGGAGGAGGACTCTTCTCCTGCAGGCTCCTGGAGACGCCCcctggagacatgaggtggctGTAGCTGCTGTTTCCTAGAATATAGATTTATGATAATAAAGAACGTTGAAGTAGTTTTCTTGGAAGTGGAAGTGAATAAATTAAGTATTAATGAAGTGAATTGATAAAGTCTTAATAAAGTGAATTAATAAAGGAAGTCTTAATGaagtgaataaatacataaagtcttaataaaatgaataaatgaagtatttataaagtgaataaataaataaagtcttaataaagtgaataaatacataaagtctTGATGAAGTGAATCAATAAAGTcttaataaagtgaataaatacataaagtcttaataaaatgaataaatgaattatgaataaagtgaataaataaataaagtcttaataaagtgaataaataaatgaagtcttaataaagtgaataaataaatgaagacttAGTAAAGTAAATGGATTAAGTAttaataaagtgaataaatgaAGTCTTAAAAAAGTGACTAAATAAAGTCTgaataaagtgaataaataaagtttcaataaagtgaataaataaagaaagtattaataaagtgaatgaataaataagtaaagtCTTAAtgaagtgaataaataaataaaggaagtcttaataaagtgaataaataaaggaagtcttaataaagtgaataaataaagaaagtattaataaagtgaatgaataaataagtaaagtCTTAATAaagtgaatgaataaataaataaagtcttaATGAagtgactaaataaataaagtattaataaagtgaataaataaaggaCGTCTTACCCACACTGGAGACAGCAGCCGTCTGCAGCTCGGAGCTCATCAGTCCTacagacaacaaacacatcAGAAGAAAGTCTCTTTactaatatgtatatatactataaaatTAAGTGAAAAAAGTAAGagagaaataatatatatatatatatatatatatatatatatatattaaaatgaaatataaatataattaatcaaAGAAAAATACTTTAGATATggatatttcatatatatatatatatatatatatatatatatatatatatatatatatatatatatacatatatatatatatatatatatatatatatataaagttaaaataaataaagcagccTAGAACAAGATGGAATAAACTTGATCAAAATTCTTCTTCAGACTTCACAACAGAAAGGTTGGTTTAAAGTTATTGTTGAAATATTAACAGATCAATAATGAAACTGATTCTACGTCAACAGGATCCTCTCAATTTAATTCAGATGATTTCACCTGTAAATAAAacacctgaagaagaagaagaagaagaagaagaagaagaagaagaagaagatcaccTGTGCTCGGCGGCCTCTGAGGCGACAGGTTCCTCTGCAGGTGAGAGGCGGGCAGCAGGTTGTGGGTTCCCATCCCACAGCTGATCCCAGAGTGGGAGTACAGCAGCCCACTGGGATTACTGGCTGGGATGGAGACGCCCATGTCGTAGCTGGAGGGAACCAGACcctgcagggggggaggggcgttCAGCTTCTtaagtacacacatatatacgtatatttatatatgtgtgtgtgtattaatacacacaagGGAACGTACACAGATCCTCTGTCTGTTGATCATCAGGTCGATGTCCTCCGTGATCTTGCGGTACTTGTCGTCGGACTCGGGGCTCTGACCCGCAGAGTCGTCGGCCTCGATGTCGGGGCTGTCGCAGCCGTTTAAGCCTTTTTTTACGCAGCGTCTGCacgaaaacaaacaaacaaacaaacaaacaaacaaacatccggATGAGTTCAAACACATTCACTTGTTTTTGAAGGACAAATCTTTGACTTTTGGAAAGAAAAGCAATCAAATTGttgttcaataataataataatgaattaataaatgtgttggCTTTAATGTGACAAACTTCTGtctataaatcaataaatatagaAAGTCAGAGGAACAAACACAGAAAGTAAACTTCACATATAATTTACTGTGAGGgagtatacatttatatttaaattaaagtacAACAGCATTAAAATACGTCACAAAGATAATTAGATATACAGCGATGGAAAGTAACTCAAATACTGCACTTCAGTTTTAAAGTACTTTACTTTTTCTCCTTCCATTTAataattgtactttttactgcatatattatataacttTATTCAGATTATTACAacaaaatataatcaataatcaacTATTATTACACATTAAATGGCAGtttataaagtcattaaaatagatttaaagtaataaacacattaatgcatcaataattatgatccaataatattatataaactATGCTGCATGTTGTGTACTTCATTGATCCACAATAAGTATATGTTGATGCTAACAGAGATCAATAACTCATAGATAAGTAGATTAAACACACGTAATGCCGGACTccgccaccagggggcgccgtCTGGTCAGAATCCCCTCCTGAGATTAAACAGGACATTTAGTACTCAAGGAAGTACAAATACCTCAACATGTGATTTGAGTATttaatgtctgtctgtgtgtgtgtgtgtgtggtgtgtggtgtgtgtgtgtgtgtgtgtgtgcctgtgtgtatgtttgtgtgtctgtgtgtttatatgtatgtatgtatgtgtgtgtgtgtgtattgtgtccGTGTGTATGGGTCAGACTGGACTAATGGGCTGTGAACTGAGAGCCAAAACCacataatgtataatatacacacacacccacacacacacacacacacacacgcacagacacacacacagacaatagaACTTTACAACGATACAAagtgacattttcttttgaataCTTCTAAAGTGTAGACgtgaagtacttgagtaaaatACTCTGATGTTACTTTAAACCactggaatgtgtgtgtgtgtgtgtgtgtgtgtgggtttgtgtgtgtgtgtgtgtgtgggggggtttgtgtgtgtgtgtgtgtgtgtgtgggtttgtgtgtgtgtgtgtgtgtgtgtgggtttgtgcgtgtgtgggtttgtgtgtgtgtgtgtgtgggtttgtgtgtgtgtgtgtgtgggggggtttgtgcgtgtgtgtgctggggggggcaggtggttggaaCAGCTTCCTGCAGACGGGGGAGGGAGAcagctggagaaggaggaaggaggagggaggaggaaagaggaggagggagagaggaagggaggaggagggaggaggaaagaggaggagggagggaggaagggaggaggagggaggaggaaagaggaggagggagggaggaagggaggaggagggaggaggaaagaggaggagggagggaggaagggaggaggagggaggaagggaggaaccATAATATCATACCTGCCCTCCTTCACCACATTTAGTTATTACTTTTTACAGATTCACTTCCTTAAACTGGCCACTTTTTTTCGTGGGtggtctcttcctcctcttcctcctcctcctcctcctcctcctcctcctcctcctcctcctcctcctcctcctcctctacatcAGATgatgccatgtgtgtgtgtgtgtgtttacgggTCTCTACGTCACTTCTTTCAATCAGTCCGAGAACCGACCCACAAACTATGAAATAaaaattctgttattatttaGTCAGATTGTCATctttccgacggtccttgaacacatcacgtGTGACGAACGCTGACAAATCAAAGCTTAAACTTATTTAAAATCTCTCCTTAAAtaacctgtttacattcatcaGATTGTGTtaaacacataatatatatacatatattgtatatatgtatatatattattatatatacttttatgcCTCACAGAGACAAAAGGTTCAGAGGTTTAATAAATCTCCTCTGTGGTGAGACACGATCTGAACTGGTCAGACTGGTCTGAAGGGATGAAAAAGGAAGGAGGTTGTggtgaagaacacacacacacacacacacacacacacacacacacacacacacacacacacacgtcatggcTATTCTTAGCTGTGTACTGGGTTATTTTTAGACCACTACCG is a genomic window of Cyclopterus lumpus isolate fCycLum1 chromosome 12, fCycLum1.pri, whole genome shotgun sequence containing:
- the mef2ca gene encoding LOW QUALITY PROTEIN: myocyte enhancer factor 2ca (The sequence of the model RefSeq protein was modified relative to this genomic sequence to represent the inferred CDS: deleted 1 base in 1 codon) codes for the protein MGRKKIQIARIMDERNRHVTFTKRKFGLMKKAYELSVLCDCEIALIVFNSTNKLFQYASTDMDKVLLKYTEYNEPHESRTNNDIVETLRKKGLNGCDSPDIEADDSAGQSPESDDKYRKITEDIDLMINRQRICGLVPSSYDMGVSIPASNPSGLLYSHSGISCGMGTHNLLPASHLQRNLSPQRPPSTGLMSSELQTAAVSSVGNSSYSHLMSPGGVSRSLQEKSPPPMGLSRKPDLRTLMPPNNNNNNNNKCSTLPSINQRINHSQTAQTLSSPVVSLTGSTLPPQLMGGYPSPLSSSYGTEFSLSSDLSSLSGFGGSGLGSVSNWQQIQNLQHSALGHMGTLCQNSNLNLHPNLHIKSEPASPPRDRGCVDMMGGGGGLVGGCVTAGGYSASAAGRSPGDSASSCGSSYEGSEEREEHHGNFLLQPLANHEERHSPSVKRMRLSEGWAT